Sequence from the Miscanthus floridulus cultivar M001 chromosome 16, ASM1932011v1, whole genome shotgun sequence genome:
CAACATATTGACTTTGTAGCAATTGGGAATTAAATAAAGGATTTTCCTCAAAAAAAGAATTAGATAAAGGTAACGCAGCATCTGAATTAGCCCATGTTTTTCTAAAACCGTCATTATTTCTTTTCTATACCCAATTGAGATAAGCTTCTACAATTTTAGCAGTAGTTATAGGTATGGAGGTTTTTTTCTCGGGCCTAGAGCGACTCGAGTCTACGTCGCCGGCGAACGGTGATTTCGGTCGGATCTTGCACGCTCTCTCGCTGTTCCTCTCCCTTGTCCTGATCCCCCTGTCGTGTTTGTTTCCTGATCCGAACCTTCCTCTTGTTTGGATCCGAGAACACCATAATTGTGTATTGCACCCGGTGTCCACCCCCAAGCAAAAACAATAACTGCTAGCCCCTTTTGATCCGACGCGATCACGGCTCAGTTTGACCGGCTGGTGATCCATGGAGAAGGTGGAGAGGTTGTTGAAGGATCTGCAACTTTCGGAGGCTGAGAAGAAATCGGTCCGCATTGGATCGGGGTCGGAGTTGAAGGGCAAAAGGGATGCTGCACTGTTGAAGGCGTTTGGCAAGCTCCTCTCAGAAAGGAACATCCGTCCTGAAGTGATCGAACAAGCTTTGGGTTGGATCTGGTGTCCTGTACGTGGGATTGAATGTAAGGACCTAGGCGACAATTTCTTCTTGCTCACCTTTGGTCAGGCGGCGGGGAAGAGGAAGGCAATAGAGGAGGGGCCATGGACGGTGTCGAAGAAGCTTATGGTGGTAGCAGATTTTGATGGCTCTAAAACCCTCGATGAGATAGATTTCTCTTTCATCCCGATTTGGGTGAGGGTTGCGAATTTGCCAATGGGTTTGATGAACAAATCGACTGCTAGAGTGATTGGCAATGAGGTGGGGGAGTATATGGAGATGGAGGCTGATGATATAGTTGCGGGTTGTTTTCTTAGGCTGAAAGTGAGACTGGACATTCACAAACCTTTGATGAGGGGAGTCACGATCTCGCTAGAAGAGGGGGTGGAGGATCGGTGGTGCCCACTGTCGTATGAGTTCCTTCCTGAGTTTTGTTACTGCTGTGGTATTATTGGGCATACTGACAAAGTGTGCAAGAAGAAAAAGGGAAAGGATGACGTGATGCCTTTCAGTAGAGAACTCAGGTTTATCCCTCCAAAGAAGTGTGGTGGTAATGATGGAGGGCGAGGGGGTGATGGCAGGAATTTCTTTTTGAGTGGTACTAGGAGAGATGGTCGCTAGGGAGGTGGTGTGGGCTCAGGCAGTAGGAGTACCGAGGGGCGTTCTAGGAGTGACGCTCCATCTTGGCGCAGATCTCCGGAACGCACGCAGGGGACAAAGGCAGTTGggggtgaggaggaagaagggatcgGTCCTTTGAAGATCACTGATGGAACTGTGGCTCCAGCTCTGAGTGATCTGGTGCCGCGGTAGAAGCTATTTACGGAGGTGGATGCAAGTGTCAAGGAGCAGGAGATGGGCGTTTGGGTGGAAGGTGTTGGGGGTGAAGGAAATAGTGCCCTACTTCCCATGCACGTAGATAAGGAGAAGTTGGATAGTGACGTGCTCAAGGGGACTGAGTCGCCAAAAAATAAAAAGACTCCGGGCAAATACAAGAGGAAGCCTCGGGGGAAAAGAGAAGGATCCAATTCTGATCTTGCACCTGAGGAGCTGAAGAAGAAGTGTGGTGGGGCGCTGATGGATCCTGATGATGAGCATGATTTAAGGGTGAAGAAATCCAAGTTACAGAGTGGTGTAGGTGCATCCATGGAAGCCGAACTTGTGAAAGCGGGACTGTTGGAACAGTCCCACGGAGCCCAATGAAGCTCATCGCGTGGAACTGCCGGGGGTTGGGGAACGGCCCGGTAGTTCATGGCCTTCTGAATATTCAGAAGGAGGAGGACCCCGACATTCTATTTTTGTCGGAGACATAGATGGAGGAAAATAAAGTCAAAGGCTTTTGGTGGAAATTGGGGATGATGAATTGCTTCACAAAAGATTGCGATGGGAGGAGTGGTGGTCTCGCACTCTTTTGGAAGAATGGGGTTGATTTGCATGTTCGAGCGGTCTCAAGGTTGTACATAGATGTGGATGTGACGAAGAATGATGGTTTCATCTGGTGGTTCACGGGCTTCTATGGTGAACCAAGTTCAGATAAAAAGGATTTGTCGTGGAGTGCATTGCGTATCCTGAATGCGGCAAGAGGGAGGCCATGGATTTGCATGGGTGATTTTAATGAAATACTCCTAAGCTGTGAGAAGGATGGTGGGGTGCCTCGACCCCAAGTGTGCATGGACAAATTCAAGGAAGCGTTGGATGACTGTGGccttcatgatctaggctttgaagaTGATGTGTTTACTTGGTGGAATAACAGTCGTACTTCTGAACATTACATTCACGAGCGTTTGTATAGGGCTGTTGCGGATGGTGAATGGAGGGAGCGATTCCCAGGTTACATGGTGATAAATGGAGATCAACACCATTCTGATCATAGGCCCGTCATTGTGAATAAGGAGGACTTGTACGGGGGAGAAAATACTCACCCGAGGGCTACTTTTTGTTTTGAGGCGGGCTAGGTTGAAGAAGAACAATGTGGGGTGATTATCGAGAATGCTTGGAAACTTGCTACTCAAGTGAGAGGAGAGAAAGTGGAAAATGCGGTGAAGGGGGTTGCTAGTGATTTGTGGGATTGGAGTAAGAATATTTTGGGTGATCTTGAGAGGAGAATCAAATTTGCTCGTAAGAAGTTAGAGTTGTGCAGGAGAATGCTGATTAGTGCACATACAGTGGGGAGAGAGAGCAGATTTTAAAGTATAAATTGGAGAGGCTTGAGGAGCAAAGAAATTTGTATTGGAAGCAAAGAGCACATGCTCATTGGCTAGATAATGGTGATCGAAATACAAAATTCTTTCACCAATTTGCTTCTGAAAGAAAGAGGAGGAGCCGTATTTGTAAATTAGTGATGGAGGATGGATCAGTAGTGGAGCAGGAGGGGGAGAAGCATATCATTATTACTAATTATTATAAAAGTTTGTTTCATGCCAATGCAGGGGGGAGCACTGATGAATTATTGCAATATGTGCAGCCCAAAGTGACCCAGGAGATGAACATGTCTTTGATCAAACAATTCACAACTGATGAAATTAAAAGGGCTTTGGACAGCATCGGCGATCTATTTTACAAGAAATATTGGAATATTTGCGGTGATGATGTGATCAAAGAAGTCAAGCACTTTTTAGATGGAGGTGAAATGCCTAGCCAGTGGAATGAAACGGTGGTGGTTTTGATTCCAAAAGTGCCGAGACCTGAGAGACTCAAAGATCTTCGCCCTATTAGTCTCTGTATTGTGATCTACAAGATAGCCTCGAAGCTTTTGGCAAATCGCCTGAAATTGATCCTCCCTGATATTATTGCTCCAAACCAAAGCGCATTTGTCCCTAGAAGATTGATTATGGACAATGTATTAATAGTCTATGAAATGTCACACTATATGTAGAATAAAAGAAGAGGGGCTGTGGGCTATGCAGCTCTGAAGCTTGATATGAGCAAGGCCTACGACCGTGTTGAATGGAGCTTTTTACAAAAGATGATGGAGTCCAAACTGATTATGCAGTGCATATCAACTGTGTCATATCGGATCAAAGTGAATGGGGAACTTGCAGATGAAATAATTCCCTCATGGGGGTTACATCAAGGAGACCACTTTCTCTCTATCTCTTTTTGTTATGTGCTGAAGGCTTTTCTACCTTGCTAAATGTTGCAGAAAGTAATGGTGTTTTGGAGGGAGTGTCTATTTGCAACAATGCACCGAGCATCACTCATCTTTTGTTCGCTAATGATTCATTGCTTCTCTTAAAAGGTAATGATGAGAGTGAAAATCATTTGCGGCATGTGCTACAACTTTATGAGGAGTGTTTAGGGCAAACCATCAACAAGGATAAATCATCAATTATGTTTAGAAGAAACACTGAAGCTGTAGCAAAAGAAAGTTTCATGGAAATTCTTGACATATCCACAGAAGCTAGCTGTGAGCGCTATCTTGGCTTGCCGGTTTATGTTGGTGGCTCCAAGAGGAAAACTTTTGAGTATCTCAAGGATCGAGTGTGGAAAACGATCCAAGGCTGGAAGGAGAAGCTCCTCTCCAAAGCTGGCAAGGAAATATTGATCAAAGCCATTGCACAAGCAATTCCAACTTATGCTATGTCATGCTTTGATCTTACCAATATGCTGTGTGATGACATTAGCAAAATGATTAACAGGTTTTGGTGGGCTCATCAAGATAAAGAGAATAAAAATTATTGGCTCTCCTGGGACACACTATGCAGCCGAAGGGATAAGGGGGGTCTGGGTTATCGTGATCTCCATCTCTTCAACTTGGCAATGCTGGCTAGGCAAGCTTGGAGGATAGTGATGAACCCAGATTCACTATGTGCAAGGTTGTTGATGGCCAAATATTGCCCAGATGGTGACCTTATGAAGCATTGTACGTGGGATTCAAGCCCTGAAAGAAGGCATCATATGGCGTGTGGGCAATGGAGAATCGATCAAAATATGGGAAGACCCATGGATTCTGGGGGGAACAACACACCGACCAATTACTCCTAAAGGTGCAATAATTCTCTCAAAAGTTTCGGAGCTCATTGATCCAAGTACTGGCTCGTGGGATGTCCAGCTGTTGAGGGATATTTTTTAGGAGGATGACGTGAAGGATATCATGGCGATACCGGTGAGATCTGGACATGAAGATTTTGTTGCATGGTATTATGATGCAAAAGGACTATTTTTAGTGAAGTCAGCCTACCATGTCCTTGATGATAAGAAGGAATTCTCAGCAGTTCTCCAGCGTGGCGAATCATCCGGATCAAGAGAAGTGACCTCGGGACAATTCAAGTGGAAAAAATCTGGAAGCTACCAGTTCAACCAAAAGTTAGGCAATTTGTTTGGAGACTAGTGCATAATAGTCTGCCGATGAAGAAGAATATTAGAGAAGGTTGGGTCCGATTGACACTCTATGCCCAGTTTACAAACATTTTGACGAAGACGGGGGACATTGTTTTCTCAAATGCAAACCTATGCAAAGATGCTGGCTAGATTGGAGCCTTAGTTATCTCAGGGAGGAATTAATTGAGTTACGATCGTCACGTGAAGTGGTAATCAATATCCTTTCCCTGGAGGAAGAGACATGCATAATGGTGCTAAACCTGCTCTGGAAGTGGTGGAGTGCACGCAACGCAATCAATGCGGGAGAAAAGCTGCTGACAAATTCTGAAATCATATATGCAGTTTGGCAACTAACAGAGGAGTGAAAGCAAAAGAACGAGCCGAGTTTAGTGACTGTAGCATCAAGGAGACACCGCTGGACACCGCCACCACAAGATTTCCTGAAAATAAACGTGGATGGAGCTTTTAATCATGCAACGAAGTTTGGGGCTTGGGGCTTTGCGGTGCGTGATGCCGCTGGAGAGGCAGTCCTGGCAGGTGCTGGTAAGGCTGCAAACATATATGATGCTCTGATGGCTGAAACTACTGCTTATTGGACGGCAATCGATACTGCAGCTTCTGTTGGCATTTCAAAACTGCAAATAGAGACTGATTCCCTGCTACTTCAAAGAGGTGTGCTCACTGATGAGATGGACCAAGCGCGAGCTGGTGTTATTTTTCAAGACATCCGTAGAGTGATTAGAGATCACTTTTTATGTTTTGAATGTTTATATGTTCCTCGTCTTTGTAACTCGTCTGCGCACGAGATAGCCACTTTAGGCATGTGTTGGGATGTCGGAGGTCTGGGAGTATCTGATCCCAAACTTTGTACAAAACTTGGTGGCTCGCGATCTTGTTGAGCTTTCTGTTAATTAAAGGCCTAATGAGGCGAGGTTTCCAAAAAAAGAGAGAGTAAATTTTCTACCATTGTATTTGAACGAGTATTCATTAGCAATCTCATTGTATTTGAAGAGACATTGGATCACTTGTTCTTTGAATGCACTTTTAGTGCTTGGTGGTGGCGCCTAGTTGGAATTATCTAGGATATTTCTTTGCCTATCATGGAGAGATAGAAGTTGCTAGGGCTCAGTTCGGTTTGCCCATCTTCGTGGAGATTGTTATCCTAACAGCTTGGTGTATTTGGACAATGCGTAACAGTATCATCTTTGATGGCGCTGCTGCATCTTTGGGCAGATGGAAGAGTAGCCTTCAGAAGGAGCTTTTTTCTTATGTTCTTGAGCGCAAGCCTTCAAAAAACCCTCTTCTTCAAGCTTGGCTTGCTCAGTTTAGTTTTTTTATAGTTCTTTTCCTTTTTATACAGACTTAAATCTATAAAATGAGTTCAGTAGGGGATTCTCCTCCCGTTTCTTTAAAAAAATGGTGTACCTAGCAACAAAAGCATGCTTGCATATAGGTATTATGTCAAAATATGTACTATATATCTTTATAAGTACCAATTGAAATCCATGCGTGCAATTTTATTAACCTTTGTCTTATTAATTTTTCCATTGGATGTTGTACAAACCTGGGTACGTCTGTTTGGTCAAGCCAATATTCTCGACTTCACTGCTTGCAAGGTTGTTGTAACTCTCGCTATCAATGATGATTGTACAATGTCACTCCATCACAACAAAGAAAATCCGGAATAAATTGCAGAATTGattttgctctgccttctccatttgaACGCAGCACTTGCAAGTCTGTACAAAAGGTTAGTCGCAGGAGAAAGGACGGCAAGGAGGTGCCCCTTTAAATAATCACCATTTTTAGTAAAAATATGACATTGAGAACCAAACTATTTGGCAAAAACATCATTGACCCCCTTTGCAATGGCTTCATCCATCCTTGTAAACATCTGGTCCATGTAGCCCTATATAGGTCGCTCACAATAACAAACTCATGGTTCAACATTGTTAgcaagaagatagaaaaagaaaacacaAAGGATTTTCCCTATCAACTACTATGTAGACAGTGGGCACACACTCTCACATGTCTATTAAGATCTTATATGGTTGTTGCCaaagaaaaaccatggatcacacaaccggtggctggttcatgatacctgtgagggtgtgctAGGGTCAAAACTATCTGAGTAGAATTATATATTTTGAGCTTGGGAGGCACAACATGGTAGCATGGAGTAGCAATAGCTCAATTTATAAATTgtaaggctaaaagtagtcccaAGATAGTTTATATCGCATGCCTAAACTCGGCTGGACCTAGTTTAACTAAGCAACAATACAACTCAGCATGAGAACTAagaggatgcaagcacttctgaatttTAGTATCAGTTGCCCCTATAGTTCAAGATGTACTCAAACTTGATATATATGGATTgtgcctccaacttcaattgaatCCCCTGCATTGGTCTTCTCTGCCCCCATGACTCTCTCCATGAACTTCTTTTTACCTCTCCATCATTCTTAAgaataatatcattagatagcaATTTATGATCATAATAATGAAAAATAATATTTAGGAACAAGCTCAAACGAAGATTTAATTGTCGTGCTTGAACTCTTGTAATTAGCCTTTCTTGAGGAGTGATGTGTGTATACAAAGAAATGATATCCCTATCAACCAGCCTGAGCTCTACCTTGTTTTCTCACCCCCCTTGATGGTTGGATAGGATCTGGTGAGGACCTAATTTTTATTTCCTTAGAACTTTAAGGGAAATCTTAGAAAACTCTCCTCTACCCAAAGTATCGTATATCTTCTCTTATCAGTTATCCTTGACATACTTGATTCGTTGCTAGTTTATTTTATGTTTATCATAAAAATCGATAACTtggaatactcttgggtgaaGTTACATCAATATCCATGAGTTTGTAGCATTATTCTATTAGTTGAACATGTTCAATGAGCGAAGTCAGACACTGTTTATGGGATGGTCTAGGCGGTCCGTTCCTCTATTTTTTAGTTGAAaataattagaataaataatttAGGCCGCGAAAAAATTTCATAGACTTAGAACATCTCCGAGAGTTTCCAAATTCCACTCCCAATCTTTTTTttggcaaaataaaaaaaactgctctccaacaactcccaatCTTTCCACGCTTGGTGAAAACAATCCAATTGTACGGGTAAATATGCACGCATATCCATCCGCCAAACTGAAGGTGGAAGAATATGAGAAAAAATAAAAGGGATGatagggttcctgatgcaaatataCAAGAGAGCAAGAAATATAAAATTAGTTATGATGATTTAGAAATAGTCCAAGATTCGTgatgtaaaattatcttctatattttaggatcGAGATTTTAAAACCGTTGGAGGAACCCAACAAATATGCAGACAACTTTTTTAGCCACTTGAaaaactcattgatttaccacttgtttttttttttgaactagaTATACCGCGTCATCCCTAGCGTTTCCCACTTATTTTCATCGTGAAGCTAAATAGCTAATGCTGGCCAGAATCCTACTCTCGTCGCTACACCAGCCAGGCAACTTTTTTAGCCACTTGAAAAACTCGTTGATTTATTACCACTTTGGCTTTTTTAACTAGATACACCGCGTCATCCCTAGCGTTTCCCACTTATTTTCATCGTGAAGCTAAATAGCTGATGCTGGCCAGAATCCTACTCTCGTCGCTACACCAGCCTTGTAAGTGCGATCACACAGTACTATGTACACGCACCCACGCTCAACTTCGAGGACTTAAACATGATAGGCAGTTCTACCACAAACAACTTAACCAACCGGTCTATTAATTAATAATGCACCTAGTGGTGAGGCTTAAAAGTTAAAGACTCCTTTCATTCGCTAATTATTTCTATCATGATTGACACGATATATTGCTAAAAGATGCTACCGAATCTTCTTCCTTGTAGCCGCCCGGGGAGTGCTGTCATAGATGTTTGACAAAACTACATCAAGATGCTCGAAACGAATTCTCAGCTAGGTTCATGATATTCCATTATCTTGGCTGATTTCTCCATAAGCTGTGGTATTGGCTGATTTCAAAGCTGATATTATTCGCATATAACTGGTGAAAGAGTTAATtaaaattttttatataaatattaatcTAGATCTAGAGCTAAagctaaagggcgtacccagtgcagagagctcccacttTATACGGGGTCTGGGGAATGGTGTAAGTAGCGAGCCTTATCCTCGtgtgtgcaatgcgaggagaccgcaactcaaacccgggaccttccggtcacaggcggtaggactctaccacttgcaccaggcccacccttcagatctagagctaaagctagagctaaaaaaatctaaaaacttGTGTAGTCATAGAAAAAATAGTTTAATATTGACATAGTAACTATACAAAATAACTAGAGTTGATGTGAGCCAAGTAAGTTGTGCAAAAAATGGGTCTAAATTGCTAACAAAAGtgaatctatatctcttataacgCTAATTCCCACTATATGctctatctcaacatgcaagccaTCCACATTATCTTCCATTAAGTATCCACATCATCTTTAACTAATAGTTATATCATCCCACTAACTTTTAATCTTTTAATGCAACAAAATTTAGTAAGAATGGATGTAAGAATATGTAGATGATTTATCTCATATATGCAATAGTTTTATTTTCGAGAGAGTCCCGCAGCAAAGCGCGGGGTATTCTTCTAGTAATTATGAAACAACATGCCTCTCCAGATCTAGATCTATATGACAAAAAAAAATTGTGAGAGAAATGTAAGGTAAACTTTGAAAAGACTTCAGGGATACATATATAAACTCACTTCTCAAACTCAACTCCTTCAAAGGTTCAAAGGGCAAACCCCCTCgccctattttttttattttctcgtGTCCAAGTGAACTCAACAATGTCATCAACAACTACAATCACACATGACCAGCTACAgtcatgaggaggaagaagagtattTATAGGGAGTTCTTTCTAGGGCTGATTGACTAAGAGGACCGCATTAGTTAATCATTTTTAAGAACGGTTCTCTTAAAAGAACTGTCCTTTATAATCTAGTTCTTTTATAGACGGTTCGGCAAAGACGTCCATCCCTGAAAATGCTATTTTTACGTGTGGTTCACTTATGAAAATCGACCATGAAATGGATCTGTCTCTAGATGCAGTTTTCTTAATAGAACCGCTCTGAAAATTGATTTGCAAGAACGATTCTTGAGCTACAGTCCTCCCACCGTGGTTTTTTAAGTCATCTGTTTCTTTAAAAATGGGAGTCGTCCGAAAATATCATTTCTATACTAAAGCGTCTGGTTGCCGTGAGATCATCATTATCGGCTTGCCATTCACAAAAGCATTCGTTTTCTTTCGCCCATGTCTATTCAATCTTGATCATTAACAACAGTTATATTTCTCGTAGTACTAGTTAGATAGATTTACTGTTCGTTTGTTACCATGTGGCTGTACTACCTCTGTTTCTTTGTAATTGTCGTTACGGTACTCACCACGTTCAAACTTTCTTACGTTATAAAAATTTAGCAACATTTGTCTCTTCGAATAAGTTTATTAAAAAATAGagtcaacgatctatctaattaataatattaattatatgtaccataaatactaatatttttATGTATATACTTGGTCAAAGTTAAGTACGTTTGATTTTTCAGGAAGGGAGAATGACAGATAAAAAGAAATGGAGGGAGAATATGTGGACCAAATTTAGCTAATTGTCAATCATAATTCATATGTACTCTTTCATTTGCTCTACATAGTTACAAAATTATAAAATCTAATTGGGCATATTCTTTTCTTTCTGATTAATCTCATATTTTCTTGCCCTCTCGACGAACATGGAGTtcctttttagattttttttatagatatatggccTATTTGGATGTTTGCATTAGCATATATTCAGACTACTAGTGCAATGCAATTTGTCTATATTTGGTTGCCCGTTTAGTGGGAACTAGAGGCCGATGGTATTCATGAACTTTAGTAATATTGTAAAGTCATAAAAAAAATTTTGAacacttctcctatatttcagGTGGTTGAATTCTAAGATGATTTTATGCAACACTTTTGTATTAACAATTAGTGCAAGTAAATTATTatttttgtgatttgttatttgtctttgtgtcaTAACATATCAAATTTTTTTTGTCCTTATCTGACTATAGaaataattgtaaattgttaAATTATCTTTGTGCCAACCCATATCAGATTTTGTCATGTTTGCGATTTTATCCATTGGTGCAGTTTTATCTACATAAATTGCAAGGAACTAAaactataattttttttaaaatatatgcaataaccgGTCACCTATAAAATTCAAGTTAGCAAATCCCAATTTTAAATTATTTGTACTGGTAGCTTAAGAAAAGCGTCAGTCTAAAAACATCTTTAACGATAGATCTTGAGTAAAAtacaccggaggtccattaactttcggtgaaatgtcatctaggtccattaactttaaAAGTGCatgtttgggtccattaactttcgttttgtgtcatctaggtctATCAACTTTGACTCATGCATTTttggtccatgaacttttaaaatggttcactgcaggtccacgcatgcatgcacgcacgttGACTTTTTGCGTCGGTGGAGGCATGCCTGcactcgccgccgtcgctcgtctGCCGGGCATGCATGTGTGTTTCGTGCTCGAATCATCATCATCAGGGCAGGTATGTGCATGCATGACGAtgctgggcggcggcggctggttgCTCGGTCCCTCAGGGCCAGCCGTAGAGCTCGTACCTCTTGCGAAATCCAAGACGCTGAGGATACTGGAGGCGAAGAGGAGCGGGAAAGGAATGCTGTCGCTGCGACAGGTGACTGGCGGCTGGTTGGCTCAAGAGTCGGACGATCTGACCCCGGAAGACATCACCTTCACAAAAATGTCAGAGAGGACTCCTGGGTGCAGTGAGCTTTCGGACGCGAAATTCGCGTGCCTCTGCGTCACACGTCAAGAGCAACGCTATTGTGATCGCTAAGGTCAGTAGTGCACGCATGCATACCTTTTAGGTTATGTGGGGAGCGCGATATAGCTAGCTGTACAGTCTATTGATTCTGTGCCTGATGATGGCTGGTCTCTGCAGAACAATTGCATGCTGGGCATGGGCAGTGGCCAACCGAACCGGCGGGAGAGCCTGAGGATTGCTTTCAAGAAGGCAGGGGAGGATGCCATAGGAGCTGCTTTGGCCAGCGATGCCTTCTTCCCGTTTGGTAAGggaaaaagaaaccaaaaagTGCTGGCTTAAAAATTGGAATTGAAGCATTTATCGAGTACTAGTTGATTTCGATCAATTTTTATCTTGTTCCTGAACCGTACGTAGAAGCAAGCAATCACATGGTTCTGGATGCAACAAAGAACACTAAAAACAACGTTTGTTATTTACTCCTATTAGCTAATTAATGTGTTGTTGAACCGGAATGATGATGCAGCTTGGAAcgatgcggtggaggaggcgtGCCAGAGCGGAATCGCTGATCCCGGAGCCCGGCGGCAGCATCCGGGACCAGGACGCCGTGGACTGCTGCAACAAGTACGGGGTGGCCCTCGTCTTCACCGGCGTCCGGCACTTCAGACACTGAAGGTCACTGAAGAAGCCGCCGCCGCGTCGTCGACACTACTTACTGCACAAACTCGGCAAGTCGGCAGTGGCACGCGTCCGGCACTACTGATGACTACTGAGTGATGATGCGCCGCTCTGTTTTACCCTGACCTGACGCGCATGCAGCCCGTGCGGGCAGCCACGT
This genomic interval carries:
- the LOC136510569 gene encoding uncharacterized protein codes for the protein MEKVERLLKDLQLSEAEKKSVRIGSGSELKGKRDAALLKAFGKLLSERNIRPEVIEQALGWIWCPVRGIECKDLGDNFFLLTFGQAAGKRKAIEEGPWTVSKKLMVVADFDGSKTLDEIDFSFIPIWVRVANLPMGLMNKSTARVIGNEVGEYMEMEADDIVAGCFLRLKVRLDIHKPLMRGVTISLEEGVEDRWCPLSYEFLPEFCYCCGIIGHTDKVCKKKKGKDDVMPFSRELRFIPPKKCGGNDGGRGGDGRNFFLSGTRRDGR